From the Streptomyces sp. NBC_00654 genome, the window GGAACGCGTCCGCGTCGCCGATGTCGTTGACCGCAACCTGCGGAGTGGTGGCGGTGGTCTCGGTGCTGCTCGTCATGTGGGAAAGGGCTCCGGTACGGACAGTGAGTCGTAGGTACTGCTACGCCGAAAGCCCGTATCGCTTCTGCAGAAGACCGGACAGCCTGGAAAGCACCCGACCCGTGACCGGCGGTGCCTCGACAACCGAGGGGACATACAGCAGATGCGAGCGCGGCCTGCTAGGTCTGAAGCGCGCAGGCTCGCAGCGCAACTTGTAGCATACGGGGGCAGCCGGACACGGTCAATGCGCGAAGGCGCACACCCGGGGCGCAACGGCCCATACCCGGCACAACTCGTGTTCTCCGAGGCCGCGTCGGCCCCGGTCACGCACCACAAGGTTTCGCACACGCGCGTCCGGACTCGCGGACACCCCTGGTTACCCACGGGTATCCCACGTACCTGCCGCGTGCGGCGAGTGAAGGCAAACTACAACGACGGGCACGATGAGCCAAGAGATCCACGAGTCCGAAGCCGAGGCCACCCGCCGCGTCGCGGGGGAATCGGAGAGCAGCCGGGCCAGTCGCGGCTGGTGGGACCGGAACGCCGACGAGTACCAGAACGACCACGGGGCCTTCCTCGGGGACGACCGCTTCGTCTGGGGCCCCGAGGGGCTCGACGAGGCCGAGGCCGCCCTGCTGGGCCCCTCCCCGTCCCTGAAGGACCTGGACATCCTGGAGATCGGCGCCGGCGCGGCCCAGTGCGCGCGCTGGCTGGCCGGCCAGGGGGCCCGGCCGGTGGCGCTGGACCTCTCCCACCGCCAGCTCCAGCACGCCCTGCGGATCGGCGGGGGCATCCCGCTGGTCGAGGCGGACGCGGGGAGGCTGCCGTTCCGGGACGGCTCCTTCGACCTCGCCTGCTCCGCCTACGGGGCGGTGCCGTTCGTCGCCGATCCGGTACGGGTGTTCCGCGAGGTGCACCGGGTGCTGCGGCCCGGCGGGCGCTGGGTCTTCTCGGTGACCCACCCGATCCGCTGGGCGTTCCCGGACGAGCCGGGCCCCGAGGGCCTCTCGGTCGCCGCCTCCTACTTCGACCGCGTCCCCTACGTCGAGCAGGACGAGCGGGGCGAGGCGGTGTACGTCGAGCACCACCGGACCCTCGGCGACCGGGTGCGGGACGTGGTGGCGGGCGGCTTCCGGCTGGTCGACCTGGTGGAACCGGAATGGCCCTCCTGGAACAACCAGGAGTGGGGCGGCTGGTCACCGCTGCGCGGGAACCTGATCCCGGGGACCGCGGTCTTCGTCTGCGAACGGGACTGAGGCCCGGCCCCGAGGCGGCCCGTACGAGACTGGGGGCGTGATCCGTACCGAAGCGCTGGACCAGTTGCCCGTACGCACCGCTGTGCCCGCCCTGGAGCGGGCGCTCGACGAGCGGGGTGTCGCGGTGCTCTGCGCACCGCCCGGCACCGGCAAGACGACCCTCGTCCCCCTGGTCCTGGCCGGGCTGACCGGTGACGGCCCCCCGCGCCGGGTGGTGGTCGCCGAGCCGCGCCGGATCGCCGCCCGCGCGGCGGCCCGGCGGATGGCCTGGCTCCTGGGCGAGCGGCCCGGCGGGCGGGTCGGCTTCACCGTCCGGGGCGAGCGCGCCGTGGGGCCCTCGACCTCGGTGGAGGTCGTCACCACCGGCGTGCTGCTCCAGCGGCTCCAGCGGGACCAGGAGCTGGCCGGGGTCGACGCGGTGATCATCGACGAGTGCCACGAGCGGCATCTGGACGCCGACACCGTCGCCGCGTTCCTGCTCGACGTACGGGAGGCGATCCGGCCCGATCTCCGGCTGGTGGCGGCATCGGCGACGACGGACGCGGAGGGCTGGTCACGGCTGCTGGGCGATGCCCCGGTGGTGACGGCCCAAGGGGTGTCGCATCCGGTGGAAGTGGTGTGGGCGCCGCCCGCGCGTCCGGTCCGCCCGCCCCACGGGATGCGGGTCGATCCGGCGCTGCTGACGCATGTGACCTCGGTGGTGCGCCGGGCGCTCACCGAGCGGGAGGGGGATGTGCTGTGTTTCCTGCCCGGCGTCGGCGAGATCGGCCGGGTGGCCGGGCAGCTCGCCGGGGTGGACGCGGAGGTGCTCCAGGTCCACGGGCGGGCTCCGGCCGCCGTGCAGGACGCGGTGCTGGCCGGGTCGTCGCAGGGCCGCCGGGTGGTGCTGGCGACCTCGGTGGCGGAGTCGTCCCTGACGGTGCCGGGCGTGCGGGTGGTCGTCGACTCGGGGCTGGCCAGGGAACCGCGTACCGACCATGCGCGCGGGCTGAGCGCCCTGACGACCGTACGGGCCTCGCAGGCGGCGGGCCGGCAGCGGGCGGGCCGGGCCGGGCGGGAGGCGCCGGGCGCGGTGTACCGGTGCTGGGAGCAGGCGGAGGACGGGCGGCTGGCCAGGTTCCCGGCCCCTGAGATCAAGGTCGCCGACCTCGCCGCGTTCGCCCTCCAGGCGGCGTGCTGGGGCGACCCCGACGCCACCGGGCTCGCGCTCCTCGACCCGCCGCCCGCCGGCGCGATGGGCGCGGCCCGGGAGGTGCTGACGGCGATCGGCGCGGTCGACGGGGCGGGCCGGGTCACCGAACGGGGCGTACGCCTGTCCCGGCTGGGCCTGCACCCCCGGCTGGCGCGGGCGCTGCTGGACGGTGCGGCGGAGGTCGGCGGACGGCGGGCCGCGGAGGTGGTGGCGCTGCTGAGCGAGGAGCCGCCCAGGGAGTACGGGGACGATCTGGCGGCGGCGCTGCGCACAGCGCGGCGGGGCGGCGACGGCTATGCGGCGCGCTGGCGGCAGGAGGTGCGGCGGCTGTCGTCGTCGGTCGGGGACACGGGCGGGGGGTCGGGTTCGGACGATGCCGCCGCGGGGCTGGTGGCGGCGCTGGCGTTCCCGGAGCGGGTGGCGAGGGCCCGGGGGCAGGGGGCGTTCCTGATGGTGTCGGGGACCGGTGCGGAGCTGCGGGAGGGTTCCCGGCTGCGCAGCGCCCCGTGGCTGGCCGTCGCGGTCGCCGACCGTCCGGCGCACACGGCGTCGGCCCGGGTGCGGCTGGCCGCCGTCGTCGACGAGGACACCGCACGGCTGGCGGCGGGACATCTGCGGTTCCGCGGCGAGGAGGTCCGCTGGGTGGACGGTGATGTGGTGGCGCGTTCCGTGGACCGGCTGGGGGCCGTGGAGCTGGCGGTGCGGCCGCTGAGGGACCCGGACCCGGAGCTGGTGCGCGGGGCCCTGGTGGAGGGGCTGCGCCGGGAGGGGCTCGGGCTGCTGCGGTGGACCCGGGACGGTGAGCAGGTGCGGCTGCGGCTCGCGTTCGTGCACCGGGTGCGGGGGACGCCGTGGCCGGATGTGTCGGACGACGCGCTGCTGGCGCGTACCGGTGAGTGGCTGGAGCCCGAGCTGTCGCGGGCCCGGCGCCGTGCGGACCTGGCCCGGATCGACGCGGGGCAGGCGGTGCGGCGGCTGCTGCCCTGGGCGTCCGGTGAGGCGGCCCGGCTCGACGAGCTGGCCCCGGAGCGGATCGAGGTGCCGAGCGGTTCGCGGATCCGGGTGGAGTACGGCGGCGACCAGCCCGTACTGGCGGTGAAGCTCCAGGAGCTGTTCGGGCTGCGGGAGACACCGCGGGTGGCCGGGGTGCCGGTCCTGGTGCATCTGCTCTCCCCCGCCGGGCGCCCGGCGGCCGTCACCGCGGACCTGGCGTCGTTCTGGCGGGAGGGCTACCGCGCCGTACGGGCGGAGCTGCGCGGCCGGTACCCCAGGCACCCGTGGCCCGAGGACCCGACGACGGTGGAGGCGACCCGGTTCACCTCGGCGCGGCTCAGGCGGGAGTAGGTTCCGGGCCGGGCGCGGGTCCGGCGGCCGCCGGCCGGCCGGGGCGCCGGCGGGAGCGGGCCTCCAGCCAGAGGGAGAGCGCGAGGAACCCGGCGGCGAGGGTCAGAAAGCCCCAGGGCAGATAGCTGGTGAGGAGCAGGATCAGCAGGCGCTGGGACTTGACCTGGTCGACGACGGCGACGATGTAGTCCTCGCGCATCTTCACATGTCCCGCGAACGCGGTGACGGTGTCCTGGGGCATGCCCATCTTCTTCGCGTCGCGCATCTCCTCCTTGTGGATCTCCTCCCCGTTGACGGGCGCGCCGGTGACCGGGTCGATCCAGAACATGCGTGTGGTGGAGTACCAGCGGGTCATGCCCGTACTGGCGACCTGCTCGGCGGTGATGTCCTCGATCGGCATCTTCTGCGGCATGGGGACCTTGGTCCAGGGGATGGTCTGCTCGAAGTAGTAGACCTCCATGCCGCGGAACGTCCGGGTGCCCTTGTAGTGGATGGGCGAGGACGTACGGGTCTGCGCGTCGAAGTACTCGTAGTCGCGCTTCTCCGTGAGGAAGGGCCACTTGAACTCGATGCCGGTGCGCCGGACCGGGTCGCCGTCGACCATCTCGCCGGTGGCGTTGACGGGGGCCTGGGTGTGGGCGTCGAAGATGTAGCGCTCGGGGATCTGGGAGACCGTCCTGCCGTCGGGGCCCTGGATGTAGGAGAGCGCGTCCCAGACGACGACATCGCGTCCGGCGCTGCGCTCGATCCTCTCGGACTCCTCGACGTTGCCCTTGAGGGTCTGGACGATGGTGACCTTGTCGACCTTCTTGGCCTTGAGGGTGGTGTAGTCGAGAAGGGTGGCGGGCTTCGCCTCCAGGACCGTCTCCTGGTACTGGCTCGGCGGGATCTTCGCCAGCCGGGGGAAGGCGTACCAGCGCAGCAGCGGTGACATGGCGGCGAAGAAGACGGCGAAGGCCAGGAGTACGAGGCTGGCTCGGCGGCGCATGATGGGGTCCTCCCTCAGCTCTTTCGTTCCGGTTCGTTGCGGATCGGCCCGTTCCCCCTGCCGCGCTCCGGCTACTTCTTGGGGCCCGGGACCGTGGTCAGCAGAGGCTTGGGCGATGTCTCCCCGGGCGGCGCACCGACCGCGGCGACGGTGAACACGAGCGCGAGGGCGGCGGCCAGTCCTATGGCTGCGGCGACGAGGGCACGCATGGTCGGCCTCCCGGGATCTCAGGAATCTGATGGATCGTCAGCCAGGGCTGGGGCACCGTAGCAACCGGGGCACGAGATGAGAACACGTACAACAGCCCCTTCACCGGCATCCGGTGAAGGGGCTGTGGTGAAGGGGCTGTTCGGTGCGGTGCCGGGCGGGCCGCTCGACGCGTCCGCCCGGTGTGCCGCCGGGGTCAGGCCGGTGGAGCCGTCGGGGCCGTTGTGGCGGGCGGGGCCGTCGGGGCCGTCGGCGCCGCTTCGACCGTCAGCTCGATGACGACCGTGGCGCCGCCCTCGGTGGTGAGCCGCAGCTTGTAGGTCCCCACGGTGTCGTCGGCGTAGATCTTCGGGAGCTTCAGGAGGCCGTCGGCGCCGGTCTTGAGGGTCGCGAGGGTACGGACCGTCCTGCCGTCCACGTCCTTGAAGTACGGGCCCTTGCCGTTCTCGACGGGGTTCTCGTCGTCCGTGATCATCATGGCGGTGACCGCGACCCCGTCGGCGACCGCGTCCTTGTACGTCGCCCTGACCTCGACGGCGTCCGCGAACTCCGCGCCGGGCGCGGCGACGAGCGCCTTGTCGCCGGTCCGGACGATCCTGTCGGCCTGCCGGGCGGTGACGCCCGCCGCGTAGGTGAGGACACGCGGCTTGCCGGTGCCCGCCGCGACCGTCACCTTGAACTCGCCGGTCTTCTCCCCCGCCTTCAGCTCCGGCGCGGTGGCGGTGCCGTCGGCCCCGGTGGCCACCTTGACGGTGGTCCTGCCGCCCGCGAAGCGGGTGTCGGTGTCACCGGTGATGGTGAAGGTGACGGGCACCTTGGCGAACGGGGCGCCGAGGGCGTTCCTGGCGCGCACCGAGATCCGCTCGGCGAACACCTCGCCGGCCATGGCGTTCAGAGGACCGGTGCCCGCGTTCTCCAGGCTGCCGAGCGTCTTGTCCGGCGTGGGCTTGGGCGTCGGGGTCGTGGGCGGCGTGGTGGGCGGCTTGGGCTTCGGACTGCCGGAGCCGCCGCCCGGCTTGGACGGACTCGTGCCACCGGAGCCCGGCGGGGTCGGCGTCGGGCTCGGGCTCGGCGAGGGACCTGAACCGCTGCTCGGGCCGTCCGGGAGGGCGCCGGTGCCGTCGGGGACCTCATGGGTGCCGCGCTGGTAGTACGCGAACCAGGAGCGCACCGTACGCAGGTACTCCCGCGAGTGGTTGTAGCTCAGCACCGCACGGTCCAGGTCGGCGGCGAGTGCCAGGTCGCGGTTCCCGGCGCAGAGGTAACGCCCGGCGGCGAGCGCCGCGTCGTAGATGTTGTTGGGGTCCTTGCGGCCGTCCGCGTTGGCGTCCTGGCCCCAGGTGGCCCAGGTCGACGGGATGAACTGCATCGGGCCGACCGCACGGTCGTGCGTGGCGTCGCCGTCGTACGCCCCGCCGTCCGTGTCCTTGATCAGCGCGAACCCCTGCCCGTTGAGGGCCGGGCCGAGGATCGGGGAGAGGGTCGTGCCGTTCGCGTCGACCCGGCCGCCACGGGCCTGACCGGACTCCACCTTGCCGATCGCCGCGAGGAGCTGCCACGGCAGACGACAGGCGGCGTCGGTGCCCGCGACGGTCTGCTCGGCCTGCTTGTACGCCGCCAGGATCGAAGCCGGTATGCCCGATTCCGCGGTTCCGGTCATCGGCAGATTGCTGGACGCGCCGGGCTTGTCGGGCGTGACCAGGGGCGGCAGGTCCGTGTAGTACGGCGAGTTGCCGGTGGCCGCGCTGTCGCCGGACTCCGCACCGGCCGTCTTCTGGTCACCGCCGCCCGCGGTGCCGGCCGGCGACGCGGCGGGGGCCGCCTGCGAGGCCGAGAGCGCCGCCACGGCGGCGGCCGCCACCGCGGTGGTCGTGGCCCCCCTGCGCAGTCGTCGGCCGAATTGCGCTGCCATATGTCCTGGTCCCTCCCCGTCGACGGCTGCTCGCGCTCCCCAGCGCGAGGACTCAGGCGACCCTACGGCAACTCATGACGCCCGAACACCGGGCACTGACCGGTTCTTACTGTTTTCTCACGTTGCTGACGACAAGTGGTCCAGGAGGCCGCGGACACGGCCGGGGACCGTGTGAAAGCTTCGCGCATACTTTCCCGCATGCCGTTCACGCTCAGTCATGCCGCCGCCGTGCTCCCGGGAATCCGGCGCGACGGGACAGCCCGCGGACCCCTGTTCGCCTCCGCGCTCGTCGCCGGTTCGTTCGCACCCGACATCACCTATTACGCGGACACGGCGATCCCGGGCGCGATGGAGTTCGGCGACGTGACACACGGCGTCCTGGGCGTGTTCACCGTGGACGTACTGATCACCGCGATCCTGGTCGCGGTGTGGCTGCTGCTGCGCGAACCCCTGGTGGCGCTCCTGCCCTCCGCCCGGCAGGCACGCGTCCACACCTTCGTCACCGGGCGGCGCCGGGGCCGCGAAACCCTCGGACCGCGGGCCGCGATGTGGTTCGCCGTGTCCGCGGTGATCGGCGCGGGCAGCCACGTCGTATGGGACGCGTTCACCCATCACAGCCGATGGGGCACCGAACTCGTCCCCGTACTCAGCCGGAGCATCGGCGGCCACCCCGTCTTCCAGGTCGTCCAGTACGGCAGTTCGGCCGTGGCCCTCACCGTGCTCACCTGGTTCACCGTCACCGCGCTGCGCCGCACCGAGCCCGGCCCCGCGCCGGCATCCGTCCCCGTACTCGGCCGCCGCGAACGGTGGTACGCCGGTGGCCTGCTGGCCCTCTGCGCACTGCTCGGCATCATCCACCGGTGCGCCCGCTGGTACGCCCACTTCGGGCATGTCGAGACACCCCTCGACATCATCCCGACCGCGTGCTTCGGCGCCGGCGCCGGGCTGGCGGCCGGACTGCTCCTGTACGGGGTGTGGATGCGGCTGCGGAAGCGCGGCACCCGGCGCCCTCCGGCCGGCCAGGTCCCTCGGACACCGCTCCCGGACTCCCCGCACACCCCGGAGCGCACCCACTGAACGGGGCGGGCCCGCCGGAAACGGACCCGCCCCCACCGGCCGACACCCGCCCGCTCAGTGCGCGGCGGACTCCCAGTCCCTGCCCACACCCACCGACACATCCAGCGGCGCACGCAGCTCCACCGCCGTGGACATCTCATGGCGCAGGATCTCCTCGACCCGCTCGCGCTCCCCCTTCGCGATCTCCAGCACGATTTCGTCATGGACCTGGAGCAGCATCCGCGACGTCAGCCGCGCCTCGGTCAGCGCCCGGTCCACCTGCAGCATCGCGACCTTCACGATGTCGGCGGCCGTCCCCTGGATCGGCGCGTTGAGCGCCATGCGCTCGGCCATCTCGCGGCGCTGACGGTTGTCACTGTTCAGATCGGGGAGATAACGGCGGCGGCCGAAGACCGTCTCCGTGTAACCCGTGGCCCTGGCCTCCTCCACCACACGGTGCAGATAGTCCCGCACCCCGCCGAACCGCTCGAAGTAGGTGTCCATCAGACCGCGGGCCTCACCGGCCTCGATGTTCAGCTGCTGCGAGAGACCGAACGCGGAGAGCCCGTACGCCAGCCCGTACGACATCGCCTTGATCTTGCGGCGCATCTCCGGATCGACGGCCGACTTGTCGACGCCGAACACCTGCGAGGCGACCGTCGTATGCAGGTCCTCCCCCGACGTGAACGCCTCGATCAGCCCGGCGTCCCGCGACAGATGCGCCATCACCCGCAGCTCGATCTGGCTGTAGTCCGCCGTCATCAGCGTCTCGAAGCCCTCACCGACGACGAACCCGCGGCGGATCGCCCGCCCCTCGTCCGTACGGACGGGAATGTTCTGCAGATTCGGATCGGTCGACGAAAGCCTGCCGGTCGCCGCCACCGTCTGATTGAACGTGGTGTGGATACGGCCGTCCGCCGCGATCGTCTTGATCAGACCCTCGACGGTGACCCGCAGCTTCGCCTGCTCACGGTGACGCAGCATGATCACCGGCAGCTCGTGCTCGGTCTGACCCGCCAGCCACGCCAGCGCGTCCGCGTCCGTGGTGTAACCCGTCTTCGTCTTCTTCGTCTTCGGCAGGCCCAGCTCACCGAAGAGGACCTCCTGAAGCTGCTTGGGCGAACCGAGATTGAACTCGCGCCCCACCGCCGCGTGCGCTTCCTTCACCGCCTGCTGCACCGCAGCCGCGAACTGCTGCTCCATACCTTCCAGATGCGCCCGGTCCGCGGCGATACCGTGCCGCTCCAGCCGGGCCAGCAGCACCGACGTCGGCAGCTCCATGTCATGCAGCAGCTCGGCCGCACCCACCTCCTTCAGCCGCACCCCGAACGCGTCACCGAGATCCAGAACGGCCCGCGCCTGCGACATCAGCGCATCGGCCTCCGCCCGGTCGTCGGCACCGAACGCCAGCTGACCGTCACCCGCGGCGGCCGGGGCCAGCTCCCGCCCCAGATACTCCACCGCCAGCGCGTCCAGCGCGAAGGAACGACGGCCGGGCTTCACCAGATACGCCGCCAGCGCGGTGTCCATCGTGACACCCCCGACCTGCCAGCCGTGCTCGGGAAAGACCCGCATGGCGCTCTTCGCGTTGTGCATGACCTTCGGCCGCGCCGGATCAGCGATCCACGCCGCGAACGCCCGCTCATCGGCCTCGTCGAGCTCCGCCGGATCCAGCCACGCGGCCGCGCCGTCCGCCGCCGCGAGCGCGATCTCGGTCACCGCACCGCTGCCCAGCGCCCACGTATCGGCGGTGGCGACACCCAGCGGCTGCCCACCGTGCGCCTCCAGCCACGGGGCGACCTCCCCCGGCCCCAGCACCACACCGTCCAGCTCGACACCCGCCGCCGGCGCCGGACCCTCGTCCTCGGCCGCACCGGGATCGACGGCCAGCAGCCGCTCACGCAGACTCGGATTACGGATCTCCAGGACATCCAGCACCCCGGTGACCGCCGTACGGTCGTACGGAGCACGCTCCAGATCCGCCGGCGCCTTCGGCAGCTCCACATCCCGCACCATCTCGGTCAGCCGGCGGTTCAGCCGCACCGCGTCCAGATGGTCCCGGAAATTCTGCCCGGCCTTCCCCTTGACCTCCTCGGCCCGCTCCACCAGCTCCGCGAACGAACCGAACTGATTGATCCACTTCGCGGCCGTCTTCTCACCCACACCCGGAATACCCGGCAGATTGTCCGACGGATCGCCGCGCAGCGCCGCGAAGTCCGGATACTGCTGCGGAGTGAGCCCGTACTTCTCCTCGACCTTCTCCGGGGTGAACCGCGTCAGCTCCGACACACCCTTCGTCGGATACAGCACCGTCACATTGTCCGTGATCAGCTGGAACGAGTCACGGTCACCGGTGACGATCAGCACCTCGAAACCGGCCGCCTCGGCCTGCGTGGCGAGCGTCGCGATGACATCGTCCGCCTCGAAACCGTCCACCGCGAACCGGTCCGCGCGCATCGCGTCCAGCAGCTCACCGATCAGCTCGACCTGCCCCTTGAACTCATCGGGCGTCTTCGAACGATTCGCCTTGTACTCCGGGAACTCCTGCGAACGCCACGTCTTGCGCGACACGTCGAACGCCACCGCGAAATGCGTGGGCGCCTCATCACGCAACGTGTTCGCCAGCATCGACGCGAAGCCGTACACGGCATTCGTCGGCTGCCCCGCCCCCGTCGTGAAATTCTCCGCAGGCAGCGCAAAGAACGCCCGGTACGCCAGGGAGTGCCCGTCCATCAGGAGCAGGCGCGGTCGGTTGTCTGCCGTCTTCTTCGATGCCGTCTCAGCCACGCCCCCGATCCTGCCACGGTCCACTGACAATCCGGACCGGCCACGGCCCCACCCCCACCCCCACCCCCACCGAAACTTCCCCGAAGCCCCCCGGCCCTCGGCCACGCGCCCCTTCCCCGGTACATGACAGGATCGAGGAAGAGGAACAACGCGCTCGAAAGGGATCACCATGGCCAGCAAGCCCCCGACCGGTGACCCGGTCCAGGACGCCCCGCACGTGACCGAGGCCCGGCACTCCGCCGCCGGACTGCCCGCCATCGCCCACACCCTCCGCGCCGCCCAGCAGCAGATGGGCGTACGACGCACCGCCCGGACCCTCCTCAAGGTCAACCAGAAGGACGGCTTCGACTGCCCCGGCTGCGCCTGGCCCGAAGGCGACAAACGGCACACCGCCGAGTTCTGCGAGAACGGGGCGAAGGCCGTCGCCGAGGAAGCGACCCTGCGCCGCGTCACCCCCGGCTTCTTCGCCGCCCACCCCGTCGCCGACCTCGCCACCCGCAGCGGCTACTGGCTCGGCCAGCAGGGCCGCATCACCCAGCCCATGTACCTGCCCGAAGGCGCCGACCGCTACGAGGCCATCACCTGGGAACGCGCCTTCGCCGTCATCGCCGAAGAACTCCGGGCACTCGCCTCCCCCGACGAAGCCCTCTTCTACACCTCCGGCCGCACCAGCAACGAGGCCGCGTTCCTCCTCCAGCTCCTCGCCCGCGAATTCGGCACCAACAACCTGCCCGACTGCTCCAACATGTGCCACGAATCCTCCGGATCCGCACTCACGGAGACCATCGGCGTCGGCAAGGGCAGCGTCTCCCTCGAAGACCTCCACCAGGCCGACCTGATCATCGTCGCCGGACAGAACCCCGGGACCAACCACCCCCGGATGCTCTCCGCCCTCGAAAAGGCCAAATCCGCCGGAGCGAAGATCATCTCGGTCAATCCGCTGCCGGAAGCCGGCATGGAACGGTTCAAGAACCCCCAGACCCCCACCGGCATGATCAAGGGCGTCGCCCTCAACGACCTCTTCCTCCAGATCCGGATAGGCGGCGACCAGGCCCTCTTCCGCCTCCTCAACAAAATGATCCTGGAGACCGAAGGCGCCGTCGACACCGCGTTCATCGCCGAACACACCCACGGATACGAGGAGTTCGCCGAAGCCGCCCGCGCCGCCGACTGGGACGACACCCTCACCGCCACAGGCCTCGACCGCACCGCCATCGAGCAGGCCCTCGCCATGACCCTCGCCTCGAAGCGCACCATCGTCTGCTGGGCCATGGGCCTCACCCAGCACAAACACTCCGTACCCACCATCCGCGAAGTCGTCAACTTCCTCCTGCTCCGCGGAAACATCGGCCGCCCCGGCGCCGGAGTCTGCCCCGTCCGCGGCCACTCCAACGTCCAGGGCGACCGCACCATGGGCATCTTCGAACGCCCCGCACCCGCCTTCCTCGACGCCCTCGACAAGGAATTCGGGATCACCTCACCCCGCCACCACGGCTACGACGTCGTCAGATCCATCCAGGCCCTCCGCGACGGCAGGGCAAAGGTCTTCTTCGCCATGGGCGGCAACTTCGTCGCGGCGACCCCCGACACCACCGTCACCGAAGCCGCCATGCGCCGCGCCCGGCTCACCGTCCACGTCTCCACCAAACTCAACCGCTCGCACACCGTCACCGGCACCCGCGCCCTGATCCTGCCCACCCTCGGCCGCACCGACAAGGACACCCAGACCGGCGGCAGACAATTCGTCACCGTCGAGGACTCCATGGGCAAGGTCCACGCCTCCCGCGGCAACCTCACCCCCGCCGGCCCCCACCTGCTCTCCGAACCGGCCATCATCGCCCGCCTCGCCCGCGCCGTCCTCGGCCCCGGATCCCGCACCCGGTGGGAAGCCTTCGAGAACGACTACGGCACCATCCGCGACCACATCTCCCGCGTCGTCCCCGGCTTCGAGGACTTCAACACCCGCATCGCCCACCCCGGCGGCTTCACCCTCCCCCACGCCCCCC encodes:
- a CDS encoding class I SAM-dependent methyltransferase, encoding MSQEIHESEAEATRRVAGESESSRASRGWWDRNADEYQNDHGAFLGDDRFVWGPEGLDEAEAALLGPSPSLKDLDILEIGAGAAQCARWLAGQGARPVALDLSHRQLQHALRIGGGIPLVEADAGRLPFRDGSFDLACSAYGAVPFVADPVRVFREVHRVLRPGGRWVFSVTHPIRWAFPDEPGPEGLSVAASYFDRVPYVEQDERGEAVYVEHHRTLGDRVRDVVAGGFRLVDLVEPEWPSWNNQEWGGWSPLRGNLIPGTAVFVCERD
- the hrpB gene encoding ATP-dependent helicase HrpB, whose protein sequence is MIRTEALDQLPVRTAVPALERALDERGVAVLCAPPGTGKTTLVPLVLAGLTGDGPPRRVVVAEPRRIAARAAARRMAWLLGERPGGRVGFTVRGERAVGPSTSVEVVTTGVLLQRLQRDQELAGVDAVIIDECHERHLDADTVAAFLLDVREAIRPDLRLVAASATTDAEGWSRLLGDAPVVTAQGVSHPVEVVWAPPARPVRPPHGMRVDPALLTHVTSVVRRALTEREGDVLCFLPGVGEIGRVAGQLAGVDAEVLQVHGRAPAAVQDAVLAGSSQGRRVVLATSVAESSLTVPGVRVVVDSGLAREPRTDHARGLSALTTVRASQAAGRQRAGRAGREAPGAVYRCWEQAEDGRLARFPAPEIKVADLAAFALQAACWGDPDATGLALLDPPPAGAMGAAREVLTAIGAVDGAGRVTERGVRLSRLGLHPRLARALLDGAAEVGGRRAAEVVALLSEEPPREYGDDLAAALRTARRGGDGYAARWRQEVRRLSSSVGDTGGGSGSDDAAAGLVAALAFPERVARARGQGAFLMVSGTGAELREGSRLRSAPWLAVAVADRPAHTASARVRLAAVVDEDTARLAAGHLRFRGEEVRWVDGDVVARSVDRLGAVELAVRPLRDPDPELVRGALVEGLRREGLGLLRWTRDGEQVRLRLAFVHRVRGTPWPDVSDDALLARTGEWLEPELSRARRRADLARIDAGQAVRRLLPWASGEAARLDELAPERIEVPSGSRIRVEYGGDQPVLAVKLQELFGLRETPRVAGVPVLVHLLSPAGRPAAVTADLASFWREGYRAVRAELRGRYPRHPWPEDPTTVEATRFTSARLRRE
- a CDS encoding DUF3068 domain-containing protein, with translation MRRRASLVLLAFAVFFAAMSPLLRWYAFPRLAKIPPSQYQETVLEAKPATLLDYTTLKAKKVDKVTIVQTLKGNVEESERIERSAGRDVVVWDALSYIQGPDGRTVSQIPERYIFDAHTQAPVNATGEMVDGDPVRRTGIEFKWPFLTEKRDYEYFDAQTRTSSPIHYKGTRTFRGMEVYYFEQTIPWTKVPMPQKMPIEDITAEQVASTGMTRWYSTTRMFWIDPVTGAPVNGEEIHKEEMRDAKKMGMPQDTVTAFAGHVKMREDYIVAVVDQVKSQRLLILLLTSYLPWGFLTLAAGFLALSLWLEARSRRRPGRPAAAGPAPGPEPTPA
- a CDS encoding SPW_0924 family protein codes for the protein MRALVAAAIGLAAALALVFTVAAVGAPPGETSPKPLLTTVPGPKK
- a CDS encoding lytic transglycosylase domain-containing protein produces the protein MAAQFGRRLRRGATTTAVAAAAVAALSASQAAPAASPAGTAGGGDQKTAGAESGDSAATGNSPYYTDLPPLVTPDKPGASSNLPMTGTAESGIPASILAAYKQAEQTVAGTDAACRLPWQLLAAIGKVESGQARGGRVDANGTTLSPILGPALNGQGFALIKDTDGGAYDGDATHDRAVGPMQFIPSTWATWGQDANADGRKDPNNIYDAALAAGRYLCAGNRDLALAADLDRAVLSYNHSREYLRTVRSWFAYYQRGTHEVPDGTGALPDGPSSGSGPSPSPSPTPTPPGSGGTSPSKPGGGSGSPKPKPPTTPPTTPTPKPTPDKTLGSLENAGTGPLNAMAGEVFAERISVRARNALGAPFAKVPVTFTITGDTDTRFAGGRTTVKVATGADGTATAPELKAGEKTGEFKVTVAAGTGKPRVLTYAAGVTARQADRIVRTGDKALVAAPGAEFADAVEVRATYKDAVADGVAVTAMMITDDENPVENGKGPYFKDVDGRTVRTLATLKTGADGLLKLPKIYADDTVGTYKLRLTTEGGATVVIELTVEAAPTAPTAPPATTAPTAPPA
- a CDS encoding DUF4184 family protein, which produces MPFTLSHAAAVLPGIRRDGTARGPLFASALVAGSFAPDITYYADTAIPGAMEFGDVTHGVLGVFTVDVLITAILVAVWLLLREPLVALLPSARQARVHTFVTGRRRGRETLGPRAAMWFAVSAVIGAGSHVVWDAFTHHSRWGTELVPVLSRSIGGHPVFQVVQYGSSAVALTVLTWFTVTALRRTEPGPAPASVPVLGRRERWYAGGLLALCALLGIIHRCARWYAHFGHVETPLDIIPTACFGAGAGLAAGLLLYGVWMRLRKRGTRRPPAGQVPRTPLPDSPHTPERTH